The Pseudoalteromonas translucida KMM 520 genome segment ACCTTGTGAGTCATATGCATTTGGATCATCAGACGAATATTCAGAGCTGCTATTGGTATACGACGAATAAACACTCCAACTTGGTGTGAGCATATAACTTGCAGAAAGCTCTAGCCCCTTAGAATCGATGCCCCCTACATTTATGTATGACCCATTAGTGCCAATAGTGTAGTCAATTCCGCCTGAATCACTGCCAGGTGCAATAAAGGTAATGCGGTTATCAAACTTAACGCTGTAGGCCGTTGCGCTTAGCGTTAATTTATCGGCTTGGTAGCGTACCCCAAAATCAATGTTTTTTGCTGTTTCTGGTTCTATTTCAGTCAGTGTTGAACTGTCGCGCTCTAGCACTCCGTCTTTAATTGCAGCAAAGTTTTCGCTGTAACTTGCAAATAATTCGGTATCGTTATTTAACTGATACAGCGCGCCACCACTAAATAACACATCAGAGTCGCTGTCTACTTTATCAGAGCTTTCGTTAGCAAAGTGGTCGTACTTTTGTAACTCAACTAAATACTGTTTAGCGCCAATATTTAAGGTTAAATCGCCTAAGTTAATAGAGTCTTGGATGTACCATTTGAACGTATCTGTATCAAAGGTATTTTTGTACTGAGTCCAGTAAGGGGTGTTTTCAAAATGATGAAAAATACGTGCATCAATTACTTTGTGCCAATCACGCGACTCTTCTCGCTCGCTTTGCTCATACCAAAAACCAGCCTCAATATCGTGATCACCAAACGTTGCTTGGTAGTTAGCGGTTACGCCTAAACGATCTTTTTTGTAATGAGTATGACGATAAGACATAACGGGCGTTGCTGTATCGTCGTAACACGCCGGATTTAAACCAGGCCCCGACTCCCACGGCCAATTTAAGCTTGCTGTACAACCTGGGTTAGGTGCAAGCGGGTTACCCTCGCTATCAGCAAAGCCATACGAGCCAGCATTAGTACCGCCTTGTGTTGTTGGCTCGCCGTTTTCATCTACTGGGGTTGTTAAATAAGGTGGGATCCAGTCACCACGCCCCGAGTTTTTATGATAATAAGGGCTAATCGTTAATAGTGATGTGGGCGAAATTGCATATTCAAATTTTAAATAACCTAAGGTGTTTTCACGCAGCGTGCCCCAACCTTCGGCAAACATTTGATCAAAGTGCGGAACCCCTGTCCAGTTCCACGTTAATTGATCCCA includes the following:
- a CDS encoding TonB-dependent receptor domain-containing protein encodes the protein MYALKNKSLLSMAIAMAVSTSVYANDKTIEEITVVAKPTSYANNVIEPAMLEQQSSVASILSVIDNLPGISINEGDAFGGDDWSTTITMRGFSIDGNQQQLGMTVDGIPNGGSNYGGGAKANRFLDSENLATVEVGQGTSDIKSASLEALGGTFNFVSKDPSLEKGTTFAYTSGSHDASRYYIKHETGTVFDNTQAYVSYSQTDTSRWIGSGSNGGKDNQHAELKFVSNFNDLTLTGRLSYDDVSETNYNSVSIEQFEQTPNWDQLTWNWTGVPHFDQMFAEGWGTLRENTLGYLKFEYAISPTSLLTISPYYHKNSGRGDWIPPYLTTPVDENGEPTTQGGTNAGSYGFADSEGNPLAPNPGCTASLNWPWESGPGLNPACYDDTATPVMSYRHTHYKKDRLGVTANYQATFGDHDIEAGFWYEQSEREESRDWHKVIDARIFHHFENTPYWTQYKNTFDTDTFKWYIQDSINLGDLTLNIGAKQYLVELQKYDHFANESSDKVDSDSDVLFSGGALYQLNNDTELFASYSENFAAIKDGVLERDSSTLTEIEPETAKNIDFGVRYQADKLTLSATAYSVKFDNRITFIAPGSDSGGIDYTIGTNGSYINVGGIDSKGLELSASYMLTPSWSVYSSYTNSSSEYSSDDPNAYDSQGVLLQDNDGNTAAPSFKKGDSLIDTSEDLFVVSTDYFSDGFRVGLSAKYTGERLGAWQDEDTRARNKVDGYTVLDFNAGYSTDVDAGPFKAIDLSFVVYNITDKSYLAGGTGNGATYFIGAPRTAAVTFTADF